The Caulifigura coniformis genome includes a region encoding these proteins:
- a CDS encoding tetratricopeptide repeat protein has product MLTLRRLAPAAALFAGFTSTAFAQTSTSPAPAQVADETVESIDPIELQKSEADAAYRQQQYARAIELTTAVLAKKPEDHVALYLRASARVEFGVQARNAQLIRDGIKDARDAISFEKQGKSDYYLPYLYGMTSLTITEAIPKHAEMAVGIADQLLADSRYTTQERANLYYQRGLANIQARRPDDARDDFKQAIKRKSDHLAAHVALCNLVNETKGRDEALVAYNQAVASVPNSALLLNNRGMHFHSMGREKEAINDLNAALKKDPRFMTALVNRGFIHMHAGRADEAEADLTAAIEMAPNSPLPYTMRGNARVSLGRAADAIADYRKVAEMNPESGIAAADVGFALFFTGDFAGALTQFDQALQKDATIPFLSPWRVAAAKRIGRDLSNDPAVRKSIEADESMRSWFDLLTLHQLGKIDDVMLLAAANPADAAALKAQQCEAYYFIGIEMLRRKQMDDAKASFVQAVETEAERLSAYRGARMALREIDSTN; this is encoded by the coding sequence ATGCTCACCTTGCGACGTCTCGCGCCTGCGGCCGCGCTCTTTGCTGGCTTCACGTCGACCGCATTTGCTCAGACTTCCACGTCGCCCGCGCCCGCTCAGGTGGCCGACGAAACCGTCGAATCCATCGACCCGATCGAACTGCAGAAGTCGGAAGCGGATGCCGCCTACCGGCAGCAGCAGTACGCCCGGGCCATCGAACTCACGACGGCCGTCCTCGCGAAAAAGCCGGAAGACCACGTCGCGCTCTACCTGCGGGCCAGTGCGCGGGTCGAGTTCGGTGTGCAGGCCCGCAACGCCCAGCTGATTCGCGACGGCATCAAGGACGCCCGCGACGCCATCAGCTTCGAAAAGCAGGGGAAGTCCGACTACTACCTCCCTTATCTCTACGGAATGACCAGCCTCACGATCACGGAGGCGATCCCGAAACACGCCGAGATGGCCGTCGGAATTGCCGACCAGCTCCTCGCCGACTCCCGCTACACCACCCAGGAACGGGCGAACCTCTACTACCAGCGCGGACTGGCGAACATCCAGGCCCGCAGGCCCGACGACGCGCGGGACGATTTCAAACAGGCAATCAAGCGGAAGTCCGACCACCTCGCCGCCCACGTCGCCCTTTGTAACCTGGTCAATGAAACGAAAGGACGCGACGAAGCGCTCGTCGCCTACAACCAGGCCGTTGCTTCGGTTCCGAACAGCGCCCTCCTGCTGAACAACCGTGGAATGCACTTCCATTCCATGGGACGCGAGAAAGAGGCGATCAACGACCTCAACGCCGCTTTGAAGAAGGACCCGCGTTTCATGACCGCCCTGGTCAACCGCGGGTTCATTCACATGCACGCCGGCCGTGCCGACGAGGCCGAGGCCGATCTCACGGCCGCCATTGAAATGGCCCCGAACTCCCCGCTCCCCTATACGATGCGTGGAAACGCCCGCGTCAGCCTGGGGCGCGCAGCCGATGCGATCGCCGACTACCGCAAGGTGGCCGAGATGAATCCCGAAAGCGGCATCGCCGCCGCCGATGTCGGCTTCGCGCTGTTCTTCACCGGCGACTTCGCCGGAGCCCTGACGCAGTTCGACCAGGCGCTTCAGAAAGATGCCACCATCCCGTTCCTCTCCCCCTGGCGCGTCGCCGCTGCAAAGCGGATCGGCCGGGACCTGTCCAACGATCCCGCAGTCAGGAAATCGATCGAAGCCGATGAGTCGATGCGCTCCTGGTTCGACCTCCTCACCCTCCACCAGCTCGGAAAAATCGACGACGTGATGCTGCTGGCCGCGGCCAACCCCGCCGATGCGGCCGCACTCAAGGCCCAGCAGTGCGAAGCCTACTACTTCATCGGCATCGAAATGCTCCGCCGCAAGCAGATGGATGACGCCAAGGCGTCCTTCGTCCAGGCCGTCGAAACCGAGGCGGAACGCCTCTCGGCCTATCGCGGGGCGCGGATGGCGCTTCGCGAGATCGACTCGACGAACTGA